AGGAAAAGGGCTGCAAAATAGCCGAACACTGGCTCCCTAATATGACGCGTGAGGAGCGTAAAGCGGCGCTTATCGGCGAGCTTGAAGCGGATTGGTTTGTGACAAGCGCTAACGCGCTGGCGATGGACGGCACCATCGTCAACATCGACGGCACGGGAAACCGTGTCGGCGTGATGGCATGGGCTCCGGGAAAGATACTGTACATCATCGGCGTCAATAAGATCGAGTCCGACGTCGATTCGGCGCTCAAACGCGCGCGCAGTATCGCCTCCCCGCCGAACGCGGTGCGCATCGGCATGAAAACGCCCTGCACCGCCGTCGGGCGCTGTATGGACTGCAACAGCCCGGACAGGATATGCCGCGTGGTGACGATGATGGAGAGAGCTCCCATCGGGCGTGAATGCCATGTGATAATTGTCGGGGAAGAGCTGGGATACTAGCGTTCATCCTTTTAAGCCGGCCGCAGCGAAGATGATTGCCATACGTTAAAATGAAAACCCTGGATGTCTTTTGATATCCAGGGTTTTTTGCGGGTATTTCTCCGTCAGATCAGTCCGGCGTCATGACCGGCTTCGTCGATTATGCTCAGAAGCTTGTCGGCCTCAGCCTCGATATCGACGACGACCTCTTTGCTCTTGAGGTCAAGGGACTTTACCCTGCCGCCCGCGTTTGACACCGCCTCGCGGATTCTCTTTTCGCAGTGTTCGCAGCTCATGTCGGGTACCTTCAGTTTGAATTCAGCCATCTTTTAGAAAACCTCCTTTTTATTTTCGGCGGAGCCGGCGATCCTCAGCGAGTTGAGGATCACAGTTATGGAACTTGCCGCCATCGCGAATTCGGCGGCTATCGGGTGCAGCAGTCCCGCCATTGCCATTGGGATCGCGATTATGTTGTACACGAAGGCGCCGAAGAGGTTCTCCCTTATCACACGCCAGGTCTTAGACGAAATCTTTATCGCGGCGACGATGCGGGAGAGGCCGCCCCTCATTATCACAATGTCCGCGCTGTCGACGGCCAGATCCATGCCGCCTCCCATCGCGATCCCGACCTCCGCGCCCTTGAGCGCCGCCGCGTCGTTGATGCCGTCTCCGCCCATCAGTACCCGGCGCCCCTCGCTCTGTGCTTCGTGTACTAGAGAGAGCTTGTCCTCCGGCCGGACCTCCCAGCGAACATCCTCGATCCCGGCCTCTTTCGCGATCGACAGTGCCGTCTCCTTCGCGTCGCCGGTAGCCATCATGGGGGTCACTCCCATCTTTTTCAGTTCGGAGATCGCGGAGGGGGAGTCCTCGCGGATGGGGTCGGTGATTGCGAAATAGCCTACCGGCTCTCCATTCCTGCGGACTTCAACAAGCGTCACCGCGAGCGATGAGGCGTCGCTCCAGCGGGAACGGTCGAGAGGCCTGCCGACAAACCATTCCGTATCGCCCCATTTGCCGGTCACGCCCTCGCCGGGAGTTTCTGTCAGCGAATCGGCCCTGTCTGCCGGGTGAATGCCGGCCGCCTCCGTCACCGCGCGCGCCAGAGGGTGTCCTGAGTTTGATTCAAGCGC
The window above is part of the Cloacibacillus evryensis DSM 19522 genome. Proteins encoded here:
- a CDS encoding lactate utilization protein, encoding MNTSEAKKTSNRKLGESICKALEARGFSAQYAENAEAACERALELIEDGASVGIPGTVTVREIGLPERLEEKGCKIAEHWLPNMTREERKAALIGELEADWFVTSANALAMDGTIVNIDGTGNRVGVMAWAPGKILYIIGVNKIESDVDSALKRARSIASPPNAVRIGMKTPCTAVGRCMDCNSPDRICRVVTMMERAPIGRECHVIIVGEELGY
- a CDS encoding heavy-metal-associated domain-containing protein; amino-acid sequence: MAEFKLKVPDMSCEHCEKRIREAVSNAGGRVKSLDLKSKEVVVDIEAEADKLLSIIDEAGHDAGLI